A region from the Triticum urartu cultivar G1812 chromosome 1, Tu2.1, whole genome shotgun sequence genome encodes:
- the LOC125509205 gene encoding benzyl alcohol O-benzoyltransferase-like, with protein MAGPAASLRFTVRRKAAELVTPAGPTPRELKRLSDIDDQDGLRFHIPVIQFYRRDASMGGSDPAAVVRDAVARALVHYYPFAGRLRELEGRKLAVDCTGEGVLFIEADADVRLEHFGDALQPPFPGLEELIFDVPGSSEVLGTPLLLFQVTRLACGGFILAVRLMHTMADAQGLVQFLSAVAELARGAAAPSVRPVWDRELLEARNPPRPGFAHREYDEVPDTKGTIVPLDDMAHRSFFFGAREVAAIRSHLAPGLRKRATTFEVLTGSLWKCRTVALAPDADEVMRMICIVNARGGKQGGASAIPAGYYGNAFAFPVAVSASGDLCANPLSYAVKLVKEAKSEVDVEYMRSVADLMVQRGRPHFTVVRAYLASDVTKAGFGDLDFGWGRPVYGGPAKGGVGAIPGVASFLIPFKNGKGEDGIVIPMCLPGPAMDKFVEEMGKLLRPAVDVPDMFPAMIKSAL; from the exons ATGGCGGGCCCAGCGGCGTCGTTGAGGTTCACGGTGAGGAGGAAGGCGGCCGAGCTGGTGACGCCGGCCGGGCCGACGCCGAGAGAGTTGAAGCGTCTCTCGGACATCGACGACCAGGACGGTCTGCGGTTCCACATCCCCGTCATCCAGTTCTACCGGCGCGACGCGTCCATGGGCGGCAGTGACCCCGCGGCGGTGGTCCGGGACGCCGTGGCCAGGGCGCTCGTGCACTACTACCCGTTCGCCGGCCGGCTGAGGGAGCTTGAGGGTCGTAAGCTCGCCGTCGACTGCACCGGCGAGGGCGTGCTGTTCATCGAGGCCGACGCCGACGTGCGTCTGGAGCACTTCGGCGACGCCCTGCAGCCGCCCTTCCCGGGGCTCGAGGAGCTCATCTTCGACGTCCCTGGCTCGTCCGAAGTCCTCGGCACCCCACTCCTCCTCTTCCAG GTGACACGCCTGGCGTGCGGAGGCTTCATCCTGGCGGTGCGGCTGATGCACACGATGGCGGACGCGCAGGGGCTGGTGCAGTTCCTTTCCGCCGTGGCGGAGCTGGCGCGTGGCGCGGCGGCGCCGTCGGTGCGCCCGGTGTGGGACCGGGAGCTGCTGGAGGCGCGGAACCCGCCGCGCCCTGGCTTCGCGCACCGTGAGTACGACGAGGTGCCGGACACCAAGGGCACCATCGTGCCGCTGGACGACATGGCGCACCGCTCCTTCTTCTTCGGGGCCCGGGAGGTCGCCGCCATCCGGTCCCACCTGGCGCCGGGCCTCCGGAAGCGCGCCACCACGTTCGAGGTCCTCACGGGGAGCCTGTGGAAGTGCCGCACCGTGGCGCTggcccccgacgccgacgaggtgATGCGGATGATCTGCATCGTCAACGCCCGCGGCGGCAAGCAGGGCGGCGCGAGCGCCATCCCGGCCGGCTACTACGGGAACGCGTTCGCCTTCCCGGTGGCCGTGTCGGCGTCCGGCGACCTGTGCGCGAACCCCCTGAGctacgccgtgaagctggtgaaggaggccaAGTCGGAGGTGGACGTGGAGTACATGCGGTCGGTGGCGGACCTGATGGTGCAGCGCGGGCGGCCGCACTTCACGGTGGTGCGCGCGTACCTGGCGTCGGACGTGACCAAGGCCGGGTTCGGCGACCTGGACTTCGGGTGGGGCAGGCCGGTGTACGGCGGGCCGGCGAAGGGCGGCGTGGGCGCCATCCCCGGGGTGGCCAGCTTCCTGATCCCGTTCAAGAACGGCAAGGGCGAGGACGGCATCGTGATCCCCATGTGCCTGCCTGGCCCCGCCATGGACAAGTTCGTGGAGGAGATGGGCAAGCTGCTGCGCCCGGCCGTCGACGTCCCCGACATGTTCCCCGCCATGATCAAATCTGCGCTCTGA